The Psychrobacillus sp. FSL K6-4046 DNA window TTGGGAATTAAGATACTTTGCACAGATATACATGATTTGGTCGCCATCAACGATGTTCCCTTTTTCATCTACTGCGATAATTCTATCTCCATCACCATCAAATGCTAATCCAACATTTGCTCCCTTTTCAAGAACAAATTTAGCTAAGCCTTCTGGATGTGTAGACCCTACACCATCGTTTATATTCAAGCCGTTAGGCGAAACTCCCATTGTCGAAAGGTCGGCATCTAAGTCAGCAAATACATGAGTACCTAAGGAAGATGTTGCACCATTCGCACAGTCTAAGGCTACATGAATGCCTACGAAGTCTTCATCAATTGATTGCTTAAGATATTGAATGTATTTTTGACCGCCTTCGAAGTAATCGGATACGGATCCGACACCACCACCTGTTGGTCTTGGCAATTCATCCTTCTCTGCATCAAGCAACTGCTCGATTTGTTCTTCTTGCTCATCGGTAAGCTTAAACCCATCTGAACCAAAGAATTTGATACCGTTATCTTCCACGGGGTTATGGGAAGCAGAAATCATTACACCAGCATCTGCGCTCATTACACGTGTAAGATAAGCTACTCCCGGTGTACTAATAACACCTAATCGCATTACTTCCACTCCGACAGATAAAAGACCTGCAACAAGCGCGCCCTCTAGCATATGTCCAGAAATACGTGTATCCCGTCCAATGAGTACCTTTGCTCGCTCTTTAGTATCTTTTGTTAAAATATATCCACCAAAGCGACCTAATTTAAATGCTAATTCCGGTGTTAATTCCTCGTTTGCTACACCTCTTACTCCGTCTGTACCAAAATATTTTCCCATTAATCTTCTCTCCTTAATTACCTGTTATCCTGCTTTTATGCGTCTTTTATCATTAATTTTGCTTCGGATTCAGATGTTTGCCATTCTACGTTAGAAGGACCATCAATTTGAATAGGAAGAATTCTTTCACCAACTTCTATATTTTGTGCATCTACGTAGATAGAAATGTCCCCTGACTGAATATCTTTCAGGGCATCTGGAGTTCCTTTGGCAACAACAGAAATTATTCCATCAGTAGGTGTTTCAAAGCTACTAGCTAGCTGTTCTGGTAATCCTTTTACAGCTATCTTCATTTCTGCAAAGGATTTCTCTGTTATCTCATCAGCTGCAGCTGTGTCCTCATCTTCCTTCTCTGCTTCATCCGTACCAGTGGAAGGGGGTGCTGCGCTAGTAACATCTGCTTTTATATCAATTTTATCTTGAGATAATTTTGTGACTCCCTCAGGCACAACCATTTTAACGCTGATTGTCCCAGTGTCTTCAATTTTACTCACATCCACATCGACATTCAACCTATCAATTTTATCAAGAACTGACCTAGGACCATATACCCGCACCTTTTGAGTCGCTGTTGATAGCGCATTAATAGTTAAACCTTCCTTTGGAGTTCCTTTTTTCGAAATCGAGATAGGTACTTCTTTACTGTATTCTTCAACCGTCACTTTAACATTTACAGTTCTCGGCTCGACAGAGACATCAAGCTTATTAAGATCCAAATCAAGCACTCTAACGCTAGCTTCTTGCTCAAAGGACTTATCTATGCCTTTTTCGCTCGAAATGGTTGCTTTTACATAGCCTATAGATTGTATAACACTTTTTGCTCCTGTTACGTTTACTGTTCGAGGTTCTACAGAAGAAGTCATGACATAATTCTCTGCTAACAGGCTTTCATTCATATCAAGATCTACCCGGAATTCCTGGGTGATTTTTTCTTCAATTACTACATTCACATATACGGGGTCTGTTCGGACTTTTAATTTTTCTGAGAAATTTTCCTGTGATATAGCAACTCTATGTTCGCCCATGGGAAGTTCTCTTAAGTCTACAAACAGCTTGTAGTCCTTCATAATCTTTGCCGAAGTCACAAAGTTTGCAGGGCCTTGTATATTTACATCTACCGTATCTGGGACTCCAGTGACGACTAAATTTTCATCATCATAATAGACTTCTACTGGAACATCCCTTAATACGTCAATTGCGTTGTTGCTAGAGTTCTGATGATCAGATTCCAAATCCGATTTAACGGAAACAAACAGCAATATGGCAAAGGTAAGTGTAACAATTCGCAAAAGCCACGGATTATTCATCATTTTATCCATTTTGTTTCCCCCTCCATCGCCACTTAGAAGGTGTCACTTGCTCCTCAGTTGGACCAAACCAAAGTCTTGTTAAATGATTTTTAAATTCATCCATTGAAAGATTT harbors:
- the glmM gene encoding phosphoglucosamine mutase, which produces MGKYFGTDGVRGVANEELTPELAFKLGRFGGYILTKDTKERAKVLIGRDTRISGHMLEGALVAGLLSVGVEVMRLGVISTPGVAYLTRVMSADAGVMISASHNPVEDNGIKFFGSDGFKLTDEQEEQIEQLLDAEKDELPRPTGGGVGSVSDYFEGGQKYIQYLKQSIDEDFVGIHVALDCANGATSSLGTHVFADLDADLSTMGVSPNGLNINDGVGSTHPEGLAKFVLEKGANVGLAFDGDGDRIIAVDEKGNIVDGDQIMYICAKYLNSQGRLNNKTVVSTVMSNMGFYKALEANDMTSVKTSVGDRYVVEEMKKNGYNLGGEQSGHIIFLDYNTTGDGLLTGLQLVNIMKVSGKKLSELAAEMKVFPQKLVNVRVTDKHAVTENDKVAAIISEVETEMAGNGRVLVRPSGTEPLVRVMVEASTVEDCEKYVNRIVEVVKAEMGLAD
- a CDS encoding CdaR family protein, which translates into the protein MDKMMNNPWLLRIVTLTFAILLFVSVKSDLESDHQNSSNNAIDVLRDVPVEVYYDDENLVVTGVPDTVDVNIQGPANFVTSAKIMKDYKLFVDLRELPMGEHRVAISQENFSEKLKVRTDPVYVNVVIEEKITQEFRVDLDMNESLLAENYVMTSSVEPRTVNVTGAKSVIQSIGYVKATISSEKGIDKSFEQEASVRVLDLDLNKLDVSVEPRTVNVKVTVEEYSKEVPISISKKGTPKEGLTINALSTATQKVRVYGPRSVLDKIDRLNVDVDVSKIEDTGTISVKMVVPEGVTKLSQDKIDIKADVTSAAPPSTGTDEAEKEDEDTAAADEITEKSFAEMKIAVKGLPEQLASSFETPTDGIISVVAKGTPDALKDIQSGDISIYVDAQNIEVGERILPIQIDGPSNVEWQTSESEAKLMIKDA